In one Nitrospira sp. CR1.1 genomic region, the following are encoded:
- a CDS encoding sodium:solute symporter, translating into MLLSFVILYLACSVGVGLYAATRVHNTKDFAVAGRSLPLPVVTATVFATWFGAETVLGISATFVKDGLRAVVADPFGSSLCLILAGLWFARRLYRLNLLTIGDFYRLRYNRAIEVLCTLCIVASYLGWVSAQIKALGLVFNVVTDGAMSQSSGMVLGALIVLTYTAFGGMFSVAILDFVQITIIMGGMLYIGSVISGLAGGVGTVVTHAAAAGKLDFFPPPRIEMWIPFVGAWVTMMFGSIPQQDVFQRITSARDEGTAVRGSVLGGTLYFFFAFVPMFLAYSATLIDPAQVADLLERDSQLILPTLIVQHTPIAAQIIFFGALLSAIMSCSSATLLAPSVAFSENIVKSLLPTIGDRGLLAVMRTVLVGFAMLVLLFALNSEASIFKMVESAYKVTLVAAFVPLSAGLYWPRASTQGAMFAIVAGLATWLALEGTGTPDQVWPPQLVGVLAAAGGMVVGSLLPQWIMPPATLDAPGGHPSHRIPVESRTGTRPSR; encoded by the coding sequence ATGCTCCTCTCCTTTGTGATTCTGTACCTTGCCTGCTCGGTCGGTGTTGGGCTGTATGCGGCGACTCGTGTCCATAACACCAAGGATTTTGCCGTCGCCGGCCGGTCCCTTCCTCTGCCGGTGGTAACGGCCACGGTGTTTGCGACCTGGTTCGGAGCGGAGACGGTCCTCGGCATCTCCGCCACCTTCGTCAAGGACGGGCTTCGAGCGGTCGTCGCCGATCCGTTTGGATCGAGCCTCTGCCTGATTTTAGCCGGATTATGGTTTGCCCGCCGACTTTACCGGTTGAACCTCCTCACGATCGGAGACTTTTACCGCTTGCGGTACAACCGCGCGATCGAGGTGCTGTGCACCCTGTGCATCGTCGCCTCGTATCTCGGGTGGGTGTCGGCGCAGATCAAGGCGCTGGGCCTGGTGTTCAACGTGGTGACGGACGGAGCCATGAGCCAGTCTTCCGGCATGGTGCTGGGCGCGCTCATCGTCCTGACATACACGGCATTCGGCGGGATGTTCTCCGTGGCGATTCTCGACTTCGTGCAGATCACCATCATCATGGGAGGCATGCTCTACATCGGGTCCGTGATCAGCGGGCTGGCAGGCGGAGTGGGGACGGTGGTTACTCACGCGGCGGCGGCGGGGAAGTTGGATTTTTTCCCGCCGCCGCGGATCGAGATGTGGATTCCGTTCGTTGGCGCCTGGGTCACCATGATGTTCGGATCGATCCCTCAGCAGGACGTGTTTCAGCGGATCACCTCGGCGCGGGATGAAGGCACGGCGGTGCGTGGATCGGTCCTCGGCGGAACGCTGTATTTCTTCTTCGCATTTGTGCCGATGTTTCTGGCCTATTCGGCGACGCTGATCGACCCCGCGCAGGTGGCGGATTTGCTGGAGCGGGATTCCCAACTCATTCTCCCGACCCTGATCGTGCAGCATACGCCGATTGCCGCGCAGATCATTTTTTTCGGCGCCTTGCTGTCGGCGATCATGAGTTGTTCGTCGGCCACGTTGCTCGCGCCGTCCGTGGCCTTCAGTGAGAATATCGTCAAGAGCCTGCTGCCCACCATCGGCGATCGCGGGCTGCTGGCAGTGATGCGGACGGTGTTGGTCGGGTTTGCCATGCTCGTATTGCTGTTTGCCCTCAATTCGGAAGCCAGTATTTTTAAAATGGTGGAGAGTGCATACAAGGTGACTTTGGTGGCGGCGTTTGTCCCTCTCTCGGCCGGCCTGTATTGGCCACGTGCGTCGACACAAGGCGCGATGTTCGCCATTGTTGCCGGGCTGGCGACCTGGCTGGCGTTAGAAGGGACTGGCACGCCGGATCAGGTCTGGCCGCCGCAGCTGGTCGGCGTCCTGGCAGCGGCTGGTGGCATGGTGGTCGGATCGCTGTTGCCACAGTGGATAATGCCCCCGGCGACCCTCGATGCGCCGGGCGGACACCCGTCTCACCGCATTCCGGTGGAGTCTCGTACCGGGACTCGTCCATCGCGCTAG
- a CDS encoding NAD(P)H-binding protein — protein sequence MGEKQVIAVVGATGMQGGGLVRAILADSASGLTARALTRDVHSDKAKELARLGAEVVAADVHDVDSMKEAFAGATGAFCVTFFWAHGSPEKEYAEAEAMAKAAKAAGVRHVIWSTLEDTRRWVPVSDNRMPTLLGKYKVPHFDAKGEADQLFKQLGVPTTFLLTSFYWDNLIYFGMGPKPGPDGTLALTLPMGEARLPGIAADDIGKCALGIFKKRDAYLGKTVGIAGEHLTGAQMADALSKALGREVRYNAVPPEVYRTFGFPGADELANMFQFKRDFNAVFCTAREPAMARALNGGLQTFAQWLEANKARIPLS from the coding sequence ATGGGAGAGAAGCAGGTGATCGCGGTGGTCGGCGCGACCGGGATGCAAGGTGGTGGGTTGGTGCGGGCGATACTGGCCGATTCTGCCAGTGGTCTGACGGCGCGCGCGTTGACTAGGGATGTCCATTCGGACAAGGCCAAAGAACTTGCCCGGCTCGGCGCGGAAGTGGTGGCCGCTGATGTGCATGACGTGGACAGTATGAAAGAAGCCTTTGCGGGAGCGACCGGCGCGTTTTGCGTCACGTTTTTCTGGGCGCATGGGTCTCCCGAAAAGGAGTATGCCGAAGCCGAAGCTATGGCCAAGGCCGCCAAGGCGGCGGGGGTGCGGCATGTGATCTGGTCTACCCTCGAAGACACACGTCGATGGGTTCCGGTTTCCGACAACCGGATGCCGACGCTACTGGGAAAATATAAGGTGCCGCACTTCGATGCCAAGGGCGAAGCGGATCAACTGTTCAAACAGCTCGGTGTGCCCACCACCTTTCTGCTCACGTCCTTTTACTGGGACAATCTCATTTACTTCGGTATGGGGCCAAAGCCAGGCCCGGACGGGACGCTCGCATTGACCCTCCCCATGGGCGAGGCCAGATTGCCCGGGATTGCGGCGGACGATATCGGGAAGTGCGCGTTGGGAATTTTCAAGAAGCGGGACGCCTATCTCGGCAAAACCGTCGGCATCGCCGGCGAGCACCTCACGGGCGCACAAATGGCCGACGCCTTGAGCAAAGCGCTTGGGCGCGAGGTGCGGTATAACGCCGTGCCGCCGGAGGTCTACCGGACGTTCGGGTTTCCGGGAGCGGACGAGCTGGCCAATATGTTTCAGTTTAAGCGCGACTTCAATGCCGTCTTTTGCACAGCCCGCGAACCGGCGATGGCTCGGGCGCTCAATGGCGGATTGCAGACCTTTGCCCAGTGGCTGGAGGCGAACAAGGCACGCATCCCCCTTTCCTAG
- a CDS encoding glutathione S-transferase family protein — protein sequence MAGHPQFPNEHTETGEFKRQDDAFRQWVTEDGRSGYPAASGRYHLYVSLACPWAHRTIIVRKLKHLESVIGMTVVDPIRDEQGWAFRDGQGHVTDPINGFHFLSEAYRLTDTAYRGRVTVPVLWDTVTKRIVSNSDDDLMRMLNGEFNRFTANTLDLYPAALRTEIDEMNTFLYERVNNGVYRAGFATSQHIYDQAARSVFSALDQLEARLSRRRYLFGAQFVESDWRLFVTLIRFDAVYHGHFKCNVRRIIDYPNLSGYLRDLYQVPGIADTVNFDHIKRHYYVTHDDINPTRIVPIGPQLDLDSPHGRDALS from the coding sequence ATGGCCGGACACCCGCAATTTCCCAATGAGCATACTGAGACCGGCGAATTCAAACGGCAGGACGACGCATTCCGCCAGTGGGTCACTGAGGACGGCCGGTCAGGCTACCCCGCTGCGTCCGGTCGCTATCACCTGTACGTGTCTCTCGCCTGTCCCTGGGCGCATCGCACGATCATCGTCCGTAAACTGAAGCACTTGGAATCGGTCATCGGAATGACCGTCGTCGATCCCATTCGCGACGAGCAGGGCTGGGCCTTTCGCGACGGACAGGGTCATGTGACCGATCCGATCAATGGTTTTCACTTCCTGAGCGAGGCCTACCGCCTGACCGACACCGCCTACCGCGGGCGCGTCACCGTTCCGGTCCTGTGGGATACCGTCACCAAGCGAATCGTGAGCAATTCCGACGATGATCTCATGCGAATGCTCAACGGGGAGTTCAACCGGTTCACCGCCAACACGCTTGACCTCTACCCTGCGGCACTCCGCACAGAAATCGACGAGATGAACACGTTCTTATATGAGCGGGTGAACAACGGCGTGTACCGGGCGGGATTTGCGACTTCTCAACACATCTACGACCAGGCGGCTCGATCAGTCTTCTCCGCGCTGGATCAACTGGAAGCCAGACTCAGCCGGCGCCGTTATCTGTTCGGCGCGCAATTCGTCGAATCCGATTGGCGGCTCTTCGTCACGCTCATTCGGTTCGACGCGGTCTATCACGGACATTTCAAATGCAACGTCCGGCGCATCATCGACTACCCGAATCTGTCCGGCTACCTCAGAGACCTCTATCAGGTGCCCGGCATTGCGGACACGGTGAATTTCGACCACATCAAGCGGCATTACTATGTCACGCACGACGACATCAATCCGACCCGTATCGTCCCCATCGGCCCGCAACTGGATCTAGACAGCCCGCACGGAAGAGACGCGCTCTCCTGA
- a CDS encoding FKBP-type peptidyl-prolyl cis-trans isomerase, with translation MRHVTGAVSAAVLLMSSLSWAAAPEPANDEQKTLYALGAAISQSLTPFTLNESELEFVKAGLADGVLKRPQKVDLQVYGPKIQQMQQVRSNALADVEKKAGAAFLAKAAAESGAKKTESGAIVTMIKEGKGATPKATDTVKVHYHGTLTDGTVFDSSVKRGEPATFPLNQVIKCWTEAVQLIKVGGKSKLVCPSGIAYGDRGSPPVIKPGATLVFEVELLDIVKQ, from the coding sequence ATGCGTCATGTGACCGGTGCCGTTTCCGCAGCCGTGCTTCTCATGTCCTCGCTCAGTTGGGCCGCCGCCCCCGAACCGGCCAACGATGAGCAGAAAACTCTGTATGCTCTCGGGGCAGCCATCAGCCAATCGCTGACGCCCTTCACGCTGAACGAATCCGAACTCGAATTCGTCAAGGCCGGCCTGGCCGACGGCGTGTTAAAGCGGCCGCAAAAGGTCGACCTCCAAGTGTACGGTCCGAAGATTCAACAAATGCAGCAGGTCCGGTCCAATGCCCTGGCCGATGTCGAAAAGAAGGCCGGCGCCGCATTCCTGGCCAAAGCGGCGGCGGAATCAGGCGCCAAGAAGACGGAATCGGGCGCCATTGTGACCATGATCAAGGAAGGCAAAGGCGCGACCCCAAAAGCGACGGATACGGTCAAAGTTCATTACCATGGAACCCTGACCGACGGAACCGTCTTCGACAGCTCTGTCAAACGTGGAGAACCGGCTACGTTTCCGCTGAACCAGGTCATCAAGTGCTGGACCGAAGCGGTTCAATTGATCAAGGTCGGCGGCAAGAGCAAGCTGGTCTGCCCGTCCGGCATCGCCTATGGCGACCGTGGGTCACCCCCGGTGATCAAGCCCGGAGCCACCCTGGTGTTTGAAGTCGAACTGCTGGATATCGTCAAGCAATAA
- a CDS encoding response regulator, whose protein sequence is MIFPQPQLLLVDDSPLNLKILLEFLPHQEYQCTTANGGQQAWDMLTAEPDRFHAVLLDRIMPGVDGMEVLHKMKQHDALNQIPVIMQTAATTHQQTLEGLRAGAYYYLAKPFDQATLQAIVDAAVRDHLSYLDIRQALHRTTTTMRLLESGTFHFRTPEEAKNLAMLLAHAYPDADRVVTGILELTLNAIEHGNLNIGYREKSRLIEADQLEEEIAHRLSSPPYSSRVATAKFSRQPHGLTLHITDQGNGFDWKQYLDFDPERAFDTHGRGIAMANKVSFDQIEYRGHGNQVMTVLHLEQAAQALAV, encoded by the coding sequence ATGATCTTCCCTCAACCACAGCTCTTACTCGTTGATGATTCGCCTCTGAATCTGAAGATTCTGCTCGAGTTCCTTCCCCACCAGGAATATCAATGCACCACGGCAAACGGGGGCCAACAAGCCTGGGACATGCTGACCGCTGAACCCGATCGCTTTCACGCGGTGCTGCTCGACCGCATCATGCCCGGGGTGGATGGAATGGAAGTGCTCCACAAAATGAAACAGCATGATGCGCTGAACCAGATTCCCGTCATCATGCAAACTGCGGCTACGACACATCAGCAGACCCTGGAAGGACTGCGGGCAGGGGCCTACTATTATCTGGCCAAACCGTTCGACCAGGCGACGCTTCAAGCTATCGTGGATGCGGCGGTCCGCGATCATCTCAGCTACCTGGATATACGGCAGGCGTTGCACCGGACCACGACGACCATGCGCTTGTTGGAGTCCGGAACATTCCACTTCAGAACGCCCGAGGAAGCGAAGAACCTGGCGATGCTGCTCGCGCACGCCTATCCCGATGCCGACCGGGTGGTCACCGGCATCCTCGAACTGACCTTGAACGCCATCGAACACGGCAACTTGAATATCGGATATAGGGAAAAGTCACGCCTGATCGAGGCTGATCAGTTGGAGGAGGAAATCGCCCACCGGCTGAGCTCGCCTCCCTACTCGTCCCGTGTCGCCACGGCCAAATTCTCCCGCCAACCGCATGGGCTGACGTTGCACATCACTGATCAAGGAAACGGCTTTGATTGGAAACAATACCTGGACTTCGACCCCGAGCGCGCCTTTGATACCCATGGACGTGGAATCGCCATGGCCAACAAGGTCAGCTTCGACCAGATCGAGTACCGCGGGCACGGCAACCAGGTGATGACGGTGCTCCACCTCGAACAGGCGGCACAGGCCCTGGCTGTCTAG
- a CDS encoding DUF4832 domain-containing protein — translation MKGAGMQKEGWKQALLVMMGLSLVACTSPLSHSADRTAATSPGKLVTVQPREIDDVLYNPGMGFADFHFGFGHPPKADEYPHTTVAYFRWPWAELEPAEGQYNFALVDGVIAQAKAKGETLAIRIVSEYKTGTPQWLLDKGVGSVKESDGIFPDYNHPVFLDYHERLIRAFGERYGRSLDIDHVDIGSVGCWGEWNTACCEGVEAQCKAYYPSEANQIAITDWYLKYFSGTPLVMLHGGQLKYATTRGAGWRGDCFGDYGYFSPDWNHMEHAYAPVFEEPAIADAWKRGPVQMEVCGYIHEWYERGFDLERILAKGLEWHISVLNAKSKPVPAAWRPRVNEFLKKIGYRFVLRELTHPAASKAGEPLVIQSRWDNTGVAPIYHAWPLAYRLRSDTDQVVAQWISAADLKQWLPGPSHRTEDTAVVPETVPAASYMLDVAILSEDAGSAVVELAIEGKRTDRWYPVARVDIR, via the coding sequence ATGAAAGGAGCAGGCATGCAGAAAGAAGGATGGAAACAGGCGCTGCTGGTCATGATGGGGCTGAGCCTGGTTGCCTGTACGTCTCCCCTGAGCCACAGTGCGGACCGGACGGCAGCCACTTCTCCGGGGAAGCTCGTGACGGTGCAGCCGCGGGAAATCGACGACGTCTTATACAATCCCGGGATGGGGTTTGCCGATTTTCACTTCGGTTTCGGCCATCCTCCAAAGGCCGACGAATATCCGCATACGACCGTGGCCTATTTTCGTTGGCCCTGGGCGGAGCTGGAGCCGGCCGAGGGGCAATACAATTTTGCATTGGTGGACGGAGTGATCGCGCAGGCAAAGGCGAAAGGGGAAACGCTCGCCATCCGGATTGTCTCCGAGTACAAGACCGGTACCCCGCAATGGCTGCTTGATAAGGGGGTCGGCAGCGTCAAGGAATCGGACGGCATCTTCCCCGACTATAACCATCCCGTCTTCCTCGACTACCATGAACGCCTCATTCGCGCCTTTGGCGAGCGGTATGGCCGATCTCTCGACATCGATCACGTGGATATCGGATCAGTCGGGTGTTGGGGCGAATGGAACACGGCCTGCTGCGAAGGTGTGGAAGCACAGTGCAAGGCCTATTACCCGAGTGAGGCCAATCAGATCGCCATTACCGACTGGTATCTCAAATATTTTTCTGGAACTCCGCTCGTCATGTTGCACGGCGGGCAACTGAAGTATGCGACGACCCGGGGGGCGGGCTGGCGAGGGGATTGTTTCGGGGATTATGGCTATTTCAGTCCCGACTGGAATCACATGGAGCATGCCTATGCTCCGGTGTTTGAGGAGCCGGCGATTGCCGATGCCTGGAAGCGCGGGCCGGTGCAGATGGAAGTCTGCGGCTATATCCATGAATGGTACGAGCGGGGGTTCGATCTCGAGAGGATTCTGGCGAAGGGGCTGGAATGGCACATCTCGGTGTTGAATGCCAAGTCGAAGCCGGTCCCGGCGGCGTGGCGGCCGCGCGTCAATGAGTTTCTGAAGAAGATCGGCTACCGGTTTGTTCTGCGCGAGTTGACTCATCCGGCAGCGAGCAAGGCTGGCGAGCCGCTCGTCATTCAATCACGGTGGGACAACACAGGGGTGGCGCCGATCTATCATGCCTGGCCGCTGGCGTATCGATTGCGCTCTGACACAGATCAAGTCGTGGCGCAGTGGATCAGCGCTGCCGACCTGAAGCAGTGGCTGCCGGGTCCGTCGCACCGGACGGAGGATACGGCGGTGGTGCCGGAAACCGTTCCCGCCGCTTCGTATATGCTGGATGTGGCGATTCTGTCTGAGGATGCCGGCTCTGCCGTTGTCGAGCTGGCGATTGAAGGCAAACGGACAGACCGGTGGTACCCGGTGGCACGCGTCGACATCCGCTAG
- a CDS encoding SDR family NAD(P)-dependent oxidoreductase → MPNWFSASSPSDSVVITGASSGIGAACALALDTLGYRVFAGVRNPTDGERLQQQAGPRLMPIRLDVTDSASIAAASHTVAAMVGDRGLAGLVNNAGIGVAGPIELLPLADWRRQFDVNVFGLLAVTQTFLPLIRRGRGRIINMGSIAGRAAMPFMAPYAASKHALEAITDALRLELQPWGIRVALITPGAIATPIWGKTRKEVDTWDATWSQDLKNMYKEGFTRIKEAATAAGEQAQPASTVTAAVAHALRSRWPNTRYLVGSDAAIRSWLALLLPDRLNDWIVTRVVKLPARR, encoded by the coding sequence ATGCCAAACTGGTTTTCAGCCTCTTCTCCATCAGACTCTGTCGTCATTACCGGTGCCTCGTCCGGCATCGGGGCGGCGTGCGCCCTTGCGTTGGATACGCTCGGGTATCGCGTCTTCGCCGGTGTCCGCAATCCCACGGACGGCGAACGGCTGCAGCAACAAGCCGGGCCGCGTCTCATGCCCATTCGCCTCGACGTGACCGATTCGGCATCGATCGCAGCAGCCAGCCATACGGTCGCCGCCATGGTGGGAGATCGCGGACTCGCCGGCCTGGTGAACAACGCCGGCATCGGCGTGGCCGGTCCCATCGAACTGCTGCCGCTTGCCGATTGGCGGCGTCAATTCGACGTGAATGTGTTCGGACTACTCGCGGTCACCCAGACCTTTCTGCCGTTGATCCGCAGGGGACGGGGACGCATCATCAACATGGGCTCCATCGCCGGACGAGCCGCCATGCCCTTCATGGCTCCCTATGCCGCCTCGAAACATGCATTGGAAGCGATCACCGATGCCTTGCGCCTCGAACTGCAACCTTGGGGTATCCGCGTGGCACTGATTACTCCAGGCGCGATTGCCACGCCCATTTGGGGGAAGACCAGAAAAGAAGTCGATACCTGGGATGCCACCTGGAGTCAAGACCTCAAGAACATGTACAAGGAAGGCTTCACCCGCATCAAAGAAGCAGCCACGGCAGCCGGCGAACAGGCACAGCCTGCCAGCACGGTGACTGCGGCTGTTGCACACGCGCTTCGGTCCCGCTGGCCGAACACACGATATCTCGTAGGCTCCGACGCCGCGATTCGTTCGTGGCTGGCGCTCCTCCTGCCGGATCGTCTCAACGATTGGATCGTGACGCGTGTCGTGAAGCTTCCCGCGCGCCGCTGA
- a CDS encoding DUF481 domain-containing protein, whose protein sequence is MPRTHTFSLLLWQRALLVCSLWLATSAAADEVYLLNGDRLTGKIEKMEDHVLTLHTDHSGEVKIDWGKIERLKADSPLKILMPGESGDRLHDFFYGTTSLNDVTSLSQNGPVPFAEITGINLEPIRLLGTVTVGGNHTTGNTTTKAVNAATRLTLYAYKQRLLLEGKYNYGQAGEQVTARNSLASLKHDYFVSKNIFIETFGMLEKDTLQNLQLRSTIGSGLGYQFYETPATTLSLSAGIAHVNEHFTTSPNTQTPSARWSLRWEHSLWPDRVKVFHRHEGFWDIHAGNAFRFNADQGLRITVYKNLFFNVEYDLRLNTQPAPGRKKTDESMIFGVGYEFR, encoded by the coding sequence ATGCCCCGTACCCATACCTTCAGTCTCCTGCTCTGGCAGCGGGCGTTGCTCGTCTGTAGTCTGTGGCTTGCCACGTCGGCCGCTGCCGATGAGGTCTATTTGCTCAATGGCGATCGGCTCACCGGCAAGATCGAAAAAATGGAAGACCACGTCCTCACCCTGCACACAGACCACAGCGGGGAAGTGAAGATCGACTGGGGCAAAATTGAACGGCTGAAGGCCGACAGCCCCCTGAAGATCCTGATGCCGGGCGAATCAGGCGACAGGTTGCATGATTTCTTCTACGGCACGACCAGTCTCAACGACGTCACGAGTCTGAGTCAGAATGGCCCCGTCCCGTTCGCGGAGATCACGGGCATCAATTTGGAGCCGATCCGCCTGCTGGGAACCGTGACAGTCGGCGGCAACCATACCACCGGCAACACCACGACAAAGGCCGTCAACGCCGCCACCCGATTGACGCTGTACGCCTATAAACAGCGGCTGTTGCTCGAAGGCAAATACAACTACGGGCAGGCAGGCGAGCAGGTGACCGCGCGCAATTCGCTGGCGAGCCTGAAACACGATTATTTTGTCAGCAAGAACATCTTCATTGAAACATTCGGCATGCTGGAAAAAGACACCTTACAGAACTTGCAGCTCCGCTCCACCATCGGGAGCGGTTTGGGTTATCAGTTCTATGAGACCCCTGCCACGACCCTCTCGTTGTCAGCCGGTATCGCCCATGTGAACGAACATTTCACCACCAGCCCGAATACGCAGACTCCCTCGGCACGCTGGAGCCTGCGCTGGGAGCACAGCCTGTGGCCGGATCGCGTCAAGGTGTTCCATCGCCACGAAGGATTTTGGGACATCCATGCCGGAAACGCCTTCCGGTTCAATGCCGACCAGGGTCTGCGGATCACGGTCTATAAGAATCTGTTTTTTAATGTCGAGTATGATCTCCGGCTCAACACCCAACCGGCGCCGGGACGCAAAAAGACCGATGAGTCGATGATTTTCGGCGTCGGGTACGAGTTCCGCTGA
- a CDS encoding aminoacetone oxidase family FAD-binding enzyme produces MAEPVADMCVIGAGAAGLAAGIFAAEHNPAARVELLDGAASIGAKILVSGGGRCNVTHDVVTPEDFFGTRHLVRNVLAAFPVQDTIAWFASLGVELKREETGKLFPVTDKARTVLDALTARSRELGVVLRPGHRVTGVERRTGPGQSGAHEPARFVIRHQHGEMPVRRVILATGGQSLPRSGSDGSGYGLARHFGHHVTPTVPALVALMLDERCFHAELSGLSQEVEIQTLVAGRSVDRRTGSLLWTHFGISGPVVMDASRFWCLAKARGETAEVCGNFLPGRTAEQAREWFLAQVAKNPRRSLLRLLAEWLPERYAEALCRHAGADPQQAVAQVTRPVRDRLMTSLTRFRFPVVRDRGWNFAEVTAGGIPLDEVNFRTMESKLVPGLYLAGEVLDCDGRIGGFNFQWAWATGRVAGRAAAASLTAGRGR; encoded by the coding sequence ATGGCAGAGCCGGTGGCGGATATGTGCGTGATCGGGGCGGGGGCGGCCGGGCTGGCGGCCGGTATTTTTGCGGCAGAGCACAATCCGGCCGCGAGAGTCGAATTGTTGGACGGGGCCGCGAGCATCGGGGCAAAAATTCTGGTTTCGGGCGGGGGGCGGTGTAACGTCACGCACGATGTCGTGACACCGGAAGATTTTTTCGGCACCCGGCACCTCGTGCGCAATGTGCTCGCGGCATTTCCGGTCCAGGACACCATCGCCTGGTTTGCATCGCTTGGCGTCGAACTGAAGCGTGAGGAAACCGGCAAGCTGTTTCCGGTGACCGATAAGGCCAGGACGGTGCTCGACGCCCTCACGGCGCGGAGTCGTGAACTGGGGGTCGTGCTTCGTCCGGGGCATCGCGTCACGGGCGTTGAGCGCCGGACCGGACCGGGCCAGTCCGGCGCGCACGAACCTGCCCGGTTTGTGATTCGCCATCAGCACGGCGAGATGCCTGTGCGTCGCGTGATCCTGGCTACCGGCGGGCAGTCGTTGCCGCGCAGCGGAAGTGACGGGTCAGGGTACGGACTCGCGCGGCATTTTGGCCATCACGTCACGCCGACCGTTCCGGCGTTGGTGGCGCTGATGCTGGATGAGCGCTGTTTTCACGCGGAGCTCTCAGGCCTGTCACAGGAGGTAGAGATTCAGACGCTGGTCGCGGGGCGATCGGTCGATCGACGGACAGGCAGTCTGCTCTGGACACATTTTGGAATCAGCGGGCCGGTGGTGATGGATGCCAGCCGCTTCTGGTGTCTGGCCAAGGCGCGGGGTGAAACGGCGGAGGTTTGCGGCAATTTCCTGCCCGGCCGAACTGCCGAACAGGCGCGAGAATGGTTTCTCGCGCAGGTCGCCAAGAATCCTCGCCGGTCACTGCTGAGGTTGCTTGCGGAGTGGTTGCCGGAACGGTATGCCGAGGCTCTCTGCCGCCATGCCGGCGCTGATCCGCAGCAGGCCGTCGCGCAGGTGACGCGCCCTGTTCGTGACCGGCTCATGACGTCCCTCACCCGGTTTCGTTTTCCCGTCGTGCGCGATCGCGGCTGGAATTTCGCCGAAGTGACGGCCGGCGGAATTCCGTTGGACGAGGTCAATTTCCGCACAATGGAATCGAAACTGGTCCCCGGTCTGTATCTGGCCGGAGAGGTGCTCGACTGCGACGGACGGATCGGCGGGTTCAATTTTCAATGGGCCTGGGCGACCGGGCGGGTAGCGGGCCGTGCGGCGGCGGCGAGTCTGACTGCGGGACGCGGCCGCTAG
- a CDS encoding BON domain-containing protein, producing MRPFHRILSAMVLLCLAAGCRLPGSSTLPDTPKDAMISTNIEAKFAEDQQGGLSGIIVTTEEGTVTLTGTVRRAERKARAAELARQVKGVRRVKNDLEIRADPAP from the coding sequence ATGCGCCCATTTCACCGGATTCTCTCAGCAATGGTTCTCTTGTGCCTCGCTGCCGGATGCCGGCTGCCGGGCTCCTCTACGCTGCCGGACACTCCTAAAGACGCGATGATTTCTACGAATATCGAAGCGAAGTTCGCCGAGGATCAGCAGGGCGGACTGTCCGGCATCATCGTGACCACCGAGGAGGGAACCGTGACCCTGACCGGCACAGTGCGGCGGGCCGAACGCAAGGCGAGAGCGGCTGAACTGGCGCGGCAGGTGAAAGGCGTGAGGCGCGTCAAGAACGATCTGGAGATTCGCGCCGACCCTGCGCCGTGA